The following are encoded in a window of Pangasianodon hypophthalmus isolate fPanHyp1 chromosome 14, fPanHyp1.pri, whole genome shotgun sequence genomic DNA:
- the LOC128320061 gene encoding tripartite motif-containing protein 16-like yields the protein MDQFSCPVCLDLLKDPVTLHCGHCFCKVCINGCWDQEDVKGVYSCPQCRETFTPRPVLRRKNMLAEVMEKLKKKKKPQAASTAHCYTGPGDVKCDSCTGINRKALKTCLVCLASYCEDHLQPHYQSPAFKKHKLVEACAELQEKICSEHDKLMEIYCRTDQSFICYLCTMDQHRGHDTVAAKAERTEKQNELKEEQMKSQQRIQEKQKKVQELKQTVDTIKKRSQAAVDDTERIFTELISSMEKKRSEVKKLIRAQEEAELSRAERLLKQLEQEIADHKRRVTELEQLSHTHDHIHFLQSFPSLCVSPGCEDSPSITVNQHLSFDGVRKSLSDLKKQVEEICEKEFNKIHPQAAAVPVILPSEPKRREDFLKFFCYLTLDPNTVHHELILSEENRAVTCSKTKQQYSDHPERFDYWCQVLCKESVCGRCYWEVEWSGDVSISVSYKVISRKGGGDELFGYNSQSWSLVCFLSSVSFCHSDIETELQGPASSRIGVYVDHSAGTLSFYSVSDTMRLLHRVHTTFTQPLYTGFCIGSYDSTVRLRNPI from the exons atggatcagttcagctgtccagtgtgtctCGATCTCCTGAAGGATCCAGTGACTCTCCATTGTGGACATTgtttctgtaaggtgtgtattaatggctgctgggatcaggaggatGTGAAGGGTGTCTACAGCTGCCCCCAGTGTAGAGAGactttcactccaaggcctgttctacgCCGGAAAaacatgctggctgaagtgATGGAGAAactcaagaagaagaagaaaccccAAGCTGCTTCTACTGCTCACTGTTACACTGGACCAGGAGATGTGAAGTGCGATTCCTGCACTGGAATAAACCGCAAAGCTCTCAAGACCTGTCTGGTGTGTCTGGCCTCCTACTGTGAAGATCATCTTCAACCTCACTATCAGTCTCCTGCCTTTAAGAAGCACAAGTTGGTTGAAGCCTGTGCAGAGCTccaagagaagatctgctctgaGCACGACAAACTGATggagatctactgtcgtactgacCAAAGCTTCATCTGTTATCTGTGTACGATGGATCAACACAGAGGCCATGATACTGTTGCAGCTAAAgcagaaagaactgaaaaacag AATGAGCTAAaagaggagcagatgaaatcccagcagaggatccaggagaagcagaagaaggtgcaggagctgaaacagacTGTGGACACTATTAAG AAGCGTTCACAGGCAGCAGTAGATGACActgagaggatctttactgagctgatcagctccatggagaaaaagcgctcggaggtgaagaagctgatcagagctcaggaggaagctgaactgagtcgagctgaacgactcctgaagcaactggagcaggagattgctgatcataagaggagagtcactgagctggagcagctttcacacacacacgatcacatccacttcctccag agtttcccgtctctctgtgtttctcctgGATGTGAGGACTCACCCAGCATCACTGTcaatcaacatctctcatttgatggagtgaggaaatctctctcagatctgaaaAAACAAGTCGAGGAAATCTGTGAGAAGGAATTCAACAAAATCCATCCACAAG ctgcagcagttccGGTGATTTTACCCTCAGAACCAAAAAGGagagaagattttctgaagt ttttctgttatctgactctggatccaaACACAGTACATCATGAACTCATTCTCTCTGAGGAGAACAGAGCGGTGACATGCAGTAAGACAAAACAACAAtactctgatcatccagagagatttgattACTGGTgtcaggtgttgtgtaaggagagtgtgtgtggacgctgttactgggaggtggagtggagcgGTGATGTGTCcatatcagtctcatataaagTGATCAGCAGGAAAGGAGGGGGTGACGAGTTGTTTGGCTACAACAGTCAGTCCTGGAGtctggtgtgttttttgtcctctgtctctttctgtcacaGTGACATTGAGACTGAGCTTCAAGGTCCAGCgtcctccagaataggagtgtatgtggatcacagtgcaggaactctgtccttctacagcgtctctgacacgatgaggctcctccacagagtccacaccacattcactcagcctctatacACTGGGTTCTGTATAGGTTCTTATGACTCGACTGTGAGATTACGTAATCCAATATGA